The following proteins are encoded in a genomic region of Natrinema sp. DC36:
- a CDS encoding DUF655 domain-containing protein encodes MSEADGDETDVRRAVVLDYLAHGLSDDGRPQYAKSPAGYAVRIDDFQLYQVAFDEEERLTIGSEVVIEPPAGRDVVTEAHRVEYEDLSSGAQSELEYVVADLVEENEERFVGFYNDAQPITLRLHQLNLLPGIGKKLRNGILDERKRKPFESFEELSERVSGLHDPDEILVDRILEELRDDDLKYQTFVGRREQEQNQ; translated from the coding sequence ATGAGCGAAGCCGATGGCGACGAGACGGACGTTCGGCGTGCGGTCGTGTTGGATTACCTCGCACACGGGCTCTCTGACGACGGCCGACCGCAGTACGCGAAGTCACCGGCAGGCTATGCCGTCAGGATCGACGATTTTCAGCTCTATCAGGTTGCGTTCGACGAGGAGGAGCGACTGACAATCGGAAGCGAGGTCGTCATCGAACCGCCCGCCGGGCGCGACGTCGTCACAGAGGCCCACCGTGTCGAGTACGAGGACCTCTCCTCGGGCGCGCAGTCGGAACTCGAGTACGTCGTTGCCGATCTCGTCGAGGAGAACGAAGAACGGTTCGTCGGCTTCTACAACGACGCCCAGCCGATCACGCTGCGGCTCCACCAGCTGAATCTGCTGCCGGGGATCGGGAAGAAGCTCCGGAACGGTATCCTCGACGAACGGAAGCGCAAACCCTTCGAGAGCTTCGAGGAGCTGTCCGAGCGGGTGTCTGGGTTGCACGATCCGGACGAGATCCTCGTCGACCGGATTCTCGAGGAGTTGCGCGACGACGATCTGAAGTACCAGACGTTCGTCGGTCGGCGCGAACAGGAGCAGAATCAGTAA
- a CDS encoding ZIP family metal transporter, which yields MSPLGEVVLVATIAGCTTGIGALPLLLTDRISHRVYDGSLGLAAGIMVGAAVFALILPGLELGSPLEVVAGILAGGGFLLAVNAIVPHLHLLFRGEQVEGTSAMRDPAGELPSNEAQSDDDPVRDGDGDDLRRAALVGGAVTIHNVPEGLAVGIAFASGETALGVAIATAIAVQNVPDGFAMAVPAVRAGVSAPRTLLYTTISGGVPEPIAAAIGFSLVAVVSGLFPVAAGFAAGAMIAVVFRELIPSSHGHGYADTATAAFVIGFSVMLVVDTVLAV from the coding sequence ATGTCACCGCTCGGTGAAGTAGTCCTCGTCGCCACAATCGCGGGCTGTACGACCGGAATCGGTGCGCTTCCGCTCTTACTCACCGATCGGATCAGTCACCGCGTCTACGACGGCTCGCTCGGTCTCGCCGCCGGCATCATGGTCGGTGCCGCCGTGTTCGCCCTCATCCTTCCCGGCCTCGAACTCGGTTCGCCGCTCGAGGTCGTCGCCGGAATCCTGGCAGGCGGCGGGTTCTTGCTCGCGGTCAACGCCATCGTCCCGCACCTGCATCTCCTGTTCCGCGGCGAGCAGGTCGAAGGCACGTCAGCGATGCGCGATCCCGCGGGCGAACTGCCGTCGAACGAGGCGCAATCCGACGATGACCCCGTCCGCGACGGGGACGGCGACGACCTGCGTCGGGCCGCGCTGGTCGGCGGGGCCGTCACCATCCACAACGTTCCCGAAGGGCTGGCGGTCGGGATCGCGTTCGCCAGCGGCGAAACGGCACTCGGGGTCGCTATTGCAACGGCAATCGCCGTCCAGAACGTCCCCGACGGGTTCGCGATGGCCGTCCCCGCGGTCAGAGCCGGGGTCTCGGCACCGCGAACGCTCCTCTACACGACGATCTCGGGCGGCGTGCCGGAGCCGATCGCCGCTGCCATCGGCTTCTCGCTGGTCGCGGTCGTCTCCGGCCTCTTCCCCGTCGCCGCCGGCTTCGCCGCGGGCGCGATGATCGCCGTCGTCTTCCGAGAACTCATCCCCTCGAGTCACGGCCACGGCTACGCGGACACCGCGACGGCGGCCTTCGTAATCGGATTCTCGGTCATGCTGGTAGTGGATACCGTCCTCGCCGTCTGA